The Dehalococcoidia bacterium genome segment ATCCTCTACTTATCCGCGCATCTTGGCCGCTGCCGCCACCACATCATCAATAGTGCCCTGCATGTAGAACGCCTGCTCCGGCAGGTCATCATGCTTGCCTTCCAGTATCTCCTTGAAACTCCTCACGGTCTCAACGACCGGCACAAATTTACCCGGCCTGCCGGTAAATTGCTCGGCCACAAAGAACGGCTGCGAGAGGAATTTCTCGATCTTGCGTGCTCTGGAAACGATGAGCTTATCTTCCTCTGAGAGTTCCTCAAAACCGAGAATCGCGATGATATCCTGCAGTTCCTTATAGCGTTGCAGCACCCGCTGCACGCCACGGGCCACATTGTAGTGTTCCTGTCCCACGATCTGTGGGTCCAGAATTCGCGAACTAGAAGTCAGCGGATCCACAGCGGGATAGATACCTTTATCAGCGATAGATCGCTCGAGGGCAACAACCGCGTCCAGGTGTCCGAATGTGGTCACGATACCCGGATCAGTATAATCGTCAGCAGGAACATAAATGGCCTGGAATGACGTAATGGACCCTTTCTTGGTGGTGGTAATTCGCTCTTCCAGGTCACCCATCTCGGTGCCCAGAGTCGGCTGATATCCCACTGCCGAAGGCATTCGACCTAATAGTGCGGAAACCTCCATACCAGCCAAGATGTATCGGTAGATATTATCGATGAACATCAGCACGTCACGGCCTTCCACATCACGGAAATATTCCGCCATGGTCAACCCGGTGAGGGCGATTCTCAACCGACAGCCGGGCGGCTCGTTCATCTGCCCGAATACCAGAGCAGTCTTAGCGAGCACTCCTGATCCCTTCATTTCGTTCCAGAGGTCGTTCCCTTCACGAGACCTCTCGCCCACGCCGGCAAACACCGAGTAACCACCGTGCTCCTGGGCGATATTGCGGATAAGCTCCGTGATCACCACTGTCTTACCCACACCTGCACCACCATAAGCGCCGATCTTACCGCCTCGGGTGAACGGGGTAACCAGATCAAGAACCTTTACACCCGTCTCCAATTGCTTGGGCGTGGTTTCCTGCTCCTTCAGCTCCGGCGGCTTGCGATGGATGGGCCATTTGTCCCCTGCGACCGGCCCCAGATTATCGAGGGCGCGCCCCTGCACATCGAAGAGACGCCCCAGCGTGCCCGGCCCTACCGGAACCGCCAAGGGTTGTCCGGTATCGGCAACTGCCATTCCACGCTGCAACCCATCAGTTGGGCCCAAAGCCAAGCACCGAACCCAGTTGTTTCCAACATGCTGCTGGACTTCAAGCGTCAGCTGTTCGCCACTGTTGTTGAGGGTAACCGCATTGAACAGTCCGGGCAATGAATCTGCCGGGAATTCACAGTCAACAACTGTTCCCATCACTTGCACTACTCTTCCATTGGCCATCGTAGCCTCCTTGGTTCCAATCGCTCTGAAATAAATTACTTACTAACTGCTACAGCACCCGCTGTAATATCGAGCAACTCCGTGGTGATCTGCTCCTGGCGCGCCTTATTGTATTTGAGCGTCAGGCTATCAACCATTTCCTCCGCAGCATCGGTGGCATTGCGCATTGCAACCATCCGCGACGAATGCTCGCTGGCAATGGTCTCCAGCAACGCATGATAAATCTCCATCTCCACATATCGCGGCAAAAGACTCATTAAGACTTCCTTCGGGCTGGGTTCGTAGATATACTCTACGTTCTTGCTTTCAGGTATGCTGGCCGGCTCAATGGGCAGTAACTGCTCCATCACCGGCTGCTGTATCGCTGTGGAGCGGAATTTAGGGTATGCCAGAAAAACCTGATCCACGACACCATTGATATAATCATCGATCGCAATTCGCGCCACCGGAAGGGCCTCATCCAGATAGGGACGGTCGCTTATGGTGACGAACTCGGCTCGAATCTCCCTCCCTGCTCGCGACATAAAGTCCCTGCCCTTCTTGCCTACCGTGACAAGCTGCACCGGCAAACTCTGGCTCAATATGAAGTTGCCTACGAGCTTGTTCACATTGGCATTCAGCCCACCGCACAGGCCCTTATTGGACGTCATTTCAATGATGGCGATCTTCTTGACCGGCCGCGCCAATAATAACGGGTGAACCCAATCGCCGACCTTCGGTTGGGCAGCGAGGTCCCCCAGGACCTGCATCAGCTTCTCTTCATACGGCCGCGACTGAATCGCTCGGTCCTGAGCTTTCCGCATCTTCGATGCTGCCACCATCTCCATTGCTTTGGTGATCTTAGCAGTATTTTTGACGCTGGTGATGCGCTTCTTTATTTCGCGAATATTAGCCATTATCTTCTCTTAACGGTTAATCTAAAACGTCTTCTTGAATTCCTCGATCGCCTCTTTCAATGCACTCGCCGTCTTGTCCGAAATATTCTTCTCCGCTGCAACAACCTGCAAGACATCCTTCTTGCTCGACTTCATGAATTGGAGAAGCTGACTCTCAAAATCGGCGATCCTCTCAACTGCCACATCGTCCAGAAAACCCTTGGTCACCGCATACAGCACAACCACCTGATCTTCCATGGACATCGGCACGTATTGACCCTGCTTGATGATCTCAGTGGTCCGCCGGCCTCTCTCCAACTGATCTCTCGTTGCCTTGTCCAAATCGGCCGTGCCAAACTGGGCAAATGCCTGCAGCTCCCGGAATTGCGCCAAGTCCAAACGCATCGTGCCGGCCACTTGCTTCATTGCCTTGGTCTGAGCAGCTCCGCCCACGCGGGACACTGAAAGCCCCACGTTCATTGCAGGCCGAATACCGGCATTGAACAAGTCCGTCTCCAGGTAGATCTGACCATCGGTGATTGAAATTACGTTGGTGGGAATGTAGGCCGACATGTCCGCTGCCTGGGTCTCGATGATGGGAAGGGCCGTCAGCGAACCGCCGCCACTTCCAAGATCGTACTTGGCCGCTCTTTCGAGCAAGCGGCTATGCAGATAGAAAACGTCTCCCGGATAAGCCTCACGGCCGGCAGGCCGCTTGAGGAGCAATGACATCTGCCGGTAAGCCCAGGAGTGCTTGGTCAAGTCGTCATAGATGATCAGGGCGTCTTTGCCGTTATCCATGAACTCCTCGCCCATAGCGCACCCGGTGTATGGAGCAAGGTACTGCAACGG includes the following:
- the atpA gene encoding F0F1 ATP synthase subunit alpha, which codes for ELIIGDRATGKTALALDTIINQKGGNLICIYVAIGQKASKVAQVIGILEKHGAMPYTIVVAANSSDAAPLQYLAPYTGCAMGEEFMDNGKDALIIYDDLTKHSWAYRQMSLLLKRPAGREAYPGDVFYLHSRLLERAAKYDLGSGGGSLTALPIIETQAADMSAYIPTNVISITDGQIYLETDLFNAGIRPAMNVGLSVSRVGGAAQTKAMKQVAGTMRLDLAQFRELQAFAQFGTADLDKATRDQLERGRRTTEIIKQGQYVPMSMEDQVVVLYAVTKGFLDDVAVERIADFESQLLQFMKSSKKDVLQVVAAEKNISDKTASALKEAIEEFKKTF
- the atpD gene encoding F0F1 ATP synthase subunit beta, translated to MANGRVVQVMGTVVDCEFPADSLPGLFNAVTLNNSGEQLTLEVQQHVGNNWVRCLALGPTDGLQRGMAVADTGQPLAVPVGPGTLGRLFDVQGRALDNLGPVAGDKWPIHRKPPELKEQETTPKQLETGVKVLDLVTPFTRGGKIGAYGGAGVGKTVVITELIRNIAQEHGGYSVFAGVGERSREGNDLWNEMKGSGVLAKTALVFGQMNEPPGCRLRIALTGLTMAEYFRDVEGRDVLMFIDNIYRYILAGMEVSALLGRMPSAVGYQPTLGTEMGDLEERITTTKKGSITSFQAIYVPADDYTDPGIVTTFGHLDAVVALERSIADKGIYPAVDPLTSSSRILDPQIVGQEHYNVARGVQRVLQRYKELQDIIAILGFEELSEEDKLIVSRARKIEKFLSQPFFVAEQFTGRPGKFVPVVETVRSFKEILEGKHDDLPEQAFYMQGTIDDVVAAAAKMRG
- the atpG gene encoding ATP synthase F1 subunit gamma, which gives rise to MANIREIKKRITSVKNTAKITKAMEMVAASKMRKAQDRAIQSRPYEEKLMQVLGDLAAQPKVGDWVHPLLLARPVKKIAIIEMTSNKGLCGGLNANVNKLVGNFILSQSLPVQLVTVGKKGRDFMSRAGREIRAEFVTISDRPYLDEALPVARIAIDDYINGVVDQVFLAYPKFRSTAIQQPVMEQLLPIEPASIPESKNVEYIYEPSPKEVLMSLLPRYVEMEIYHALLETIASEHSSRMVAMRNATDAAEEMVDSLTLKYNKARQEQITTELLDITAGAVAVSK